In Thermoplasmata archaeon, one DNA window encodes the following:
- a CDS encoding DUF6015 family protein: MPIVLMSEVVAALRATLGKRGMPEEELRILAEYLLSFFGFETEVIDNNLDVADRDVFYMLEEEGLLGTRQEEVLIKKGKTWRIHYWVLRVDRIKALAKSAATRPTQDAFAVYKDVPDDVWARQLPAH, from the coding sequence ATGCCGATCGTCCTGATGTCCGAGGTCGTCGCCGCCCTTCGGGCGACGCTGGGCAAGCGTGGGATGCCCGAGGAGGAGCTGCGGATCCTGGCGGAATACCTCCTCTCCTTCTTCGGATTCGAGACGGAGGTCATCGACAACAACCTCGACGTCGCGGACCGCGACGTGTTCTACATGCTCGAGGAGGAAGGCCTCCTCGGGACGCGGCAGGAGGAGGTCCTGATCAAGAAGGGAAAGACCTGGCGCATCCACTATTGGGTGCTCCGGGTGGACCGGATCAAGGCCCTGGCGAAGAGCGCGGCGACCCGCCCGACCCAGGATGCGTTCGCCGTGTACAAGGACGTCCCGGATGACGTGTGGGCGCGGCAGTTGCCGGCGCACTAA
- the cutA gene encoding divalent-cation tolerance protein CutA translates to MSAARTRDRTHAMAYVTAPDRTSARRIAHAVLEARLASCANLSPIESVFWWKGSLEEAKEVVLVFKTRRALVPRLIEAVRKAHPYAVPCIVAYPMESGYAPYLDWIDRETRVQR, encoded by the coding sequence ATGTCCGCTGCCCGTACCCGAGATCGAACCCATGCCATGGCCTACGTGACCGCACCCGATCGCACGTCTGCGCGACGGATCGCGCATGCCGTCCTGGAGGCACGGCTCGCGTCCTGCGCGAACCTCTCCCCGATCGAGTCCGTGTTCTGGTGGAAGGGCTCCCTCGAGGAAGCGAAGGAAGTGGTTCTCGTCTTCAAAACGCGGCGAGCGCTCGTCCCGCGGCTCATTGAGGCGGTCCGAAAGGCGCACCCGTACGCGGTCCCGTGCATCGTCGCGTATCCCATGGAGTCGGGCTACGCTCCGTACCTGGACTGGATTGACCGGGAAACGCGGGTTCAACGATAG
- the amrB gene encoding AmmeMemoRadiSam system protein B yields the protein MRYPAVAGAFYEGSRESLLRQIELCYTSKLGPGSLPKPAQGPRRLVGLVCPHAGYQYSGPVAAHSYAALAADGLRASYIVLGPNHYGAGAPLATTHHDWETPLGVVPVDPDLLHAVSIPPIEDDVAAHRHEHSIEVQLPFLQHLDTRVRFVPVCMAFQEYELAAEVGELAAEAVRDRDALVIASSDFSHVGPNYNQVPPRGKAAPAFAKEQDGKALDRILALDPKGLQDRVARDNISMCGYGPVTAMLVAAKKLGATQAKLLHYGSSSDVSEDRDMAVGYGAVAVYR from the coding sequence ATGCGCTATCCTGCGGTCGCCGGTGCGTTCTACGAGGGGAGCCGGGAGTCGCTCCTCCGCCAGATCGAGCTCTGCTACACGTCCAAGCTCGGACCCGGCAGCCTTCCCAAGCCCGCGCAAGGACCGCGGCGCCTCGTCGGCCTCGTGTGCCCTCATGCGGGGTACCAGTACTCCGGCCCCGTCGCGGCGCACAGCTACGCCGCCCTCGCCGCGGACGGCTTGAGGGCGTCCTACATCGTCCTGGGACCGAACCACTACGGTGCGGGCGCCCCCTTAGCCACGACCCACCATGACTGGGAGACGCCTCTGGGGGTCGTTCCCGTGGATCCGGATCTCCTCCATGCCGTGTCCATCCCGCCCATCGAGGACGACGTGGCCGCGCACCGCCACGAGCACAGCATCGAGGTGCAGCTCCCCTTTCTCCAGCACCTGGACACCCGCGTGCGCTTCGTGCCCGTGTGCATGGCGTTCCAGGAGTACGAGCTCGCAGCGGAGGTGGGCGAACTCGCCGCGGAGGCGGTCCGCGACCGGGACGCCCTCGTCATCGCGTCCTCGGACTTCAGCCATGTCGGGCCGAACTACAACCAAGTCCCGCCGCGAGGGAAGGCCGCGCCCGCGTTTGCGAAGGAGCAGGACGGGAAGGCGTTGGACCGGATCCTGGCCCTCGACCCGAAGGGCCTCCAGGACCGCGTGGCGCGGGACAACATCTCCATGTGCGGCTACGGACCCGTGACCGCGATGCTCGTGGCCGCCAAGAAACTCGGTGCCACCCAGGCGAAACTCCTGCACTACGGGAGCTCGAGCGACGTGAGCGAGGACCGCGACATGGCCGTGGGCTACGGCGCCGTGGCCGTCTATCGTTGA
- the rpsB gene encoding 30S ribosomal protein S2: protein MQEEEQTGVQGLLVPEDVYLTSGVHIGTQQKSADMKPFIYKVRIDGLYVLDIKKTDTRIREASKFLARFKPDSILVVAARQYAQKPAKLFAKAIGAQVLAGRFVPGTLTNPNLPEYIEPEVITVTDPAADQQALREALNVGIPVVALCDANNETRYVDLVIPTNNKGRRALATVYWLLTREILKTRGTVKADEEFTPTIDDYEASL, encoded by the coding sequence ATGCAAGAGGAAGAGCAGACGGGCGTCCAAGGACTGCTCGTGCCCGAGGACGTGTACCTGACGTCGGGCGTGCACATCGGCACGCAGCAGAAGAGCGCGGACATGAAGCCCTTCATCTACAAGGTGCGGATCGACGGGCTCTATGTCCTGGACATCAAGAAGACGGACACCCGCATCCGCGAGGCGTCCAAGTTCCTCGCCCGGTTCAAGCCGGACAGCATCCTCGTCGTCGCCGCGCGACAGTACGCGCAGAAGCCTGCGAAACTCTTCGCGAAGGCCATCGGCGCTCAGGTCCTCGCGGGGCGGTTCGTCCCGGGCACGCTGACGAATCCGAACCTTCCCGAGTACATCGAGCCCGAGGTCATCACGGTCACTGATCCCGCGGCGGACCAGCAGGCCCTCCGCGAGGCGTTGAACGTCGGCATCCCCGTGGTCGCCCTCTGCGACGCAAACAACGAGACCCGGTATGTCGACCTCGTCATCCCGACGAACAACAAGGGGCGGCGCGCCCTGGCCACCGTGTACTGGCTCCTGACCCGGGAGATTCTGAAGACACGCGGCACGGTCAAGGCCGACGAAGAGTTTACGCCAACCATCGACGATTACGAGGCGTCCCTCTGA
- a CDS encoding enolase C-terminal domain-like protein → MAAIERATIRKILDSRGHATVEVDLQADGRFRVAAPSGASTGAHEAQAFPQGGVEAALRLFAKDVAPRLRGRNVADQEGLDHLLREIDGTPNFSRIGGDVAVAVSLANAKAAASAAGQPLYRFLGGSDARRMPFPFGNVIGGGRHAVGGTTIQEFLVVSQGPTVVENVFANARVHHLLKDALAKKSPGVSLGRGDEGAWVAKLDDEEALGLVADACEAVERDVGFPVRPGMDLAASEFFSEGRYRYRRRTLTRDKQIEFVERLVTDYRVYSLEDPLDEEDFEGFAQLTEAIGKTCVIIGDDIFCTNVARLQEGIAAGAGNAILIKPNQIGTLTETRATVEMARSAGYATIVSHRSGETTDDTIAHLAVAFGSLGIKTGTVGGERTAKLNELIRIEEELHEGT, encoded by the coding sequence ATGGCCGCGATTGAACGCGCCACGATCCGCAAGATTCTGGACAGCCGAGGCCACGCGACCGTCGAGGTGGACCTCCAGGCGGATGGCCGTTTCCGGGTCGCCGCGCCCTCCGGCGCGAGTACGGGCGCCCACGAAGCCCAGGCGTTCCCGCAGGGCGGCGTGGAGGCGGCGTTGCGCCTCTTCGCGAAGGACGTGGCGCCGCGGCTCCGGGGCCGTAACGTGGCCGACCAGGAAGGGCTCGATCACCTGCTCCGCGAAATCGACGGCACACCGAACTTCTCCCGGATTGGCGGTGACGTTGCGGTCGCCGTGTCCCTTGCGAACGCGAAGGCCGCGGCGTCCGCCGCGGGGCAGCCCCTGTACCGGTTTCTCGGAGGCTCGGACGCGCGACGGATGCCCTTCCCCTTCGGCAACGTGATCGGCGGCGGGCGGCACGCCGTGGGCGGGACCACAATCCAGGAGTTCCTCGTGGTGTCCCAAGGCCCCACGGTCGTGGAGAATGTGTTCGCGAACGCCCGCGTCCACCATCTGCTCAAGGACGCCCTGGCCAAGAAGTCCCCAGGGGTGTCCCTGGGCCGCGGCGACGAAGGCGCGTGGGTCGCGAAGCTCGACGATGAGGAAGCCCTCGGTCTCGTCGCGGACGCCTGCGAGGCCGTCGAGCGGGACGTTGGCTTTCCCGTGCGTCCCGGCATGGACCTGGCCGCGTCCGAGTTCTTCTCGGAGGGGCGATACCGCTACCGGCGGAGGACGCTGACCCGGGACAAGCAGATCGAGTTCGTGGAGCGGCTCGTGACGGACTATCGCGTGTACAGCCTGGAGGACCCGCTCGACGAGGAGGACTTCGAGGGGTTCGCGCAGCTCACCGAGGCGATCGGGAAGACGTGCGTGATCATCGGGGACGACATCTTCTGCACGAACGTGGCGCGGCTGCAGGAGGGCATCGCCGCCGGGGCGGGAAACGCTATCCTTATTAAGCCCAATCAAATTGGGACGCTGACCGAGACGCGCGCCACGGTGGAGATGGCCCGGAGCGCCGGGTACGCCACGATTGTCTCCCACCGCAGCGGCGAGACGACGGACGACACGATCGCCCACCTCGCCGTGGCCTTCGGGTCCCTGGGCATCAAGACGGGGACCGTGGGCGGCGAGCGGACCGCGAAGCTGAACGAACTCATCCGGATCGAAGAGGAACTTCACGAGGGAACCTGA
- a CDS encoding DNA-directed RNA polymerase subunit K → MRYTRFERARILGARALQISLGAPGVLDGSSTEIDPMQIAYREFQAGIVPMTVQRFPHGRD, encoded by the coding sequence ATGCGCTACACGCGATTCGAGCGAGCTCGTATTCTTGGCGCCCGCGCGTTGCAGATCTCCCTGGGCGCGCCCGGAGTCCTCGACGGGTCGTCCACGGAGATCGACCCCATGCAGATTGCGTACCGGGAATTCCAGGCCGGGATCGTGCCCATGACCGTCCAGAGGTTCCCGCATGGCCGCGATTGA
- a CDS encoding DUF6114 domain-containing protein: MAEKPTAAFVLSLIGGIFGLLGALVWLALGAFMAFFPTFGLGVTLLGVIGVIFSIIMILGGVMMYTKPEQHVMWGAIVLIMSIVSIPFTFAGIIIGFILGLVGGILGLVFKPSMPMAAPYAPPMAPPPQ; the protein is encoded by the coding sequence GTGGCAGAGAAACCGACTGCAGCGTTCGTGCTATCGTTGATTGGTGGCATCTTCGGCCTTTTGGGGGCACTGGTCTGGCTGGCCTTGGGAGCGTTCATGGCGTTCTTCCCGACCTTCGGACTCGGCGTGACCCTGCTCGGCGTGATCGGCGTGATCTTTTCCATCATCATGATCCTCGGGGGCGTGATGATGTACACGAAGCCGGAACAGCACGTGATGTGGGGCGCGATCGTCCTCATCATGTCGATTGTGAGCATCCCGTTCACGTTTGCCGGGATCATCATCGGCTTCATCTTGGGCCTAGTGGGCGGGATCCTCGGCCTCGTGTTCAAGCCGTCCATGCCCATGGCGGCCCCCTACGCGCCGCCGATGGCGCCGCCGCCTCAATAA